The following coding sequences are from one Nicotiana tabacum cultivar K326 chromosome 1, ASM71507v2, whole genome shotgun sequence window:
- the LOC107787901 gene encoding mechanosensitive ion channel protein 6 has product MDKLRKSFKSLSPDNTINTSLQSEEELQVLLNQTEKEGKTNFTMTSSSPAMDTSDAMDVIVKINTRETPKGLKDTELSSSSKSQFSKNGGNSNSKTWRDSSYDFTNDDVMKEQWNSNKDFDFVTESPLSRVNEESPNNGGGVLTPRDVKVSFNDHLNETKRRRSSASGGEAGVQDEVLLCSSTSSFRSKSSLLKTKTKSRLMDPPEQDHKSQKMTMKSGFLGKGSEIDEEDPFWDEDLPEQYKKMKFSTLSVLQLVSLILIIAALICSLTIRVLREKRIFELELWKWELMVLVLISGRLVSGWLIRIVVYFIERNFLWRKRVLYFVYGLRNAVQNCIWLSFVLIAWQSIFDKKVERVTHGKVLPYVSRVWVCLLVGTFIWLLKTLLVKVLAMSFHVTAFFDRIQESLFNQYVIETLSGPPFVEIENEQEEEEKVMAEVQKLQNAGATLPADLKAAILQKRPIGTARTSPPSAIARSPVFSRVMSKKEKEEEGGITLDHLHRLNQKNISAWNMKRLTNIVRKGVLSTLHDQLQESTDEGESVEITSEKLAKVAARKIFNNVAKPGSKFIYLEDFMRFMREDEALKTIRLFEGGTEAKGVSKRALKTWVVNAFRERRALALSLNDTKTAVKKLHHMLNVLVAVIIVVIWLLILRVANTHFLVLMSSQVLLVVFMFGNSAKTTFEAIIFLFVMHPFDVGDRLEVEGVQMIVEEMNILTTVFLRYDNQKIIYPNSVLSTKPISNYYRSPHMGDAIDFCIHISTPMDKIAAMKEKITRFVDNKSDHWYPAPLIVMRDVEDLNRIKWSVWLSHTMNHQDMGERWSRRALLVEEMIKIFRELDIEYRMLPLDVNVRNLPPLPSSRVPSNWTICA; this is encoded by the exons atgGACAAACTTAGAAAATCCTTTAAATCTCTTTCCCCTGATAATACTATTAACACTTCCTTACAGTCTGAAGAAGAACTCCAAGTTCTCTTGAACCAAactgaaaaagaaggaaaaaccaATTTTACTATGACTTCTTCTTCCCCTGCTATGGATACATCCGATGCTATGGACGTTATCGTCAAAATTAACACCAGAGAAACCCCAAAAGGTCTTAAAGATACCGAactttcctcttcttcaaaaTCCCAGTTCAGTAAAAATGGTGGCAACAGCAACAGTAAAACGTGGAGAGATTCCAGTTATGATTTTACaaatgatgatgttatgaaaGAACAATGGAACAGTAACAAAGATTTTGATTTTGTAACGGAGTCGCCGTTATCTAGAGTTAATGAAGAGAGTCCCAATAACGGTGGTGGCGTTCTTACACCGAGGGATGTTAAGGTTTCGTTTAACGACCACCTTAACGAAACAAAACGACGCCGTTCTAGTGCTAGTGGTGGAGAAGCTGGTGTACAAGATGAAGTTTTGTTATGCAGTTCCACCTCTTCATTCAGGTCAAAATCTAGTCTTTTGAAAACGAAGACAAAATCAAGATTAATGGACCCACCTGAACAAGATCATAAGTCTCAGAAGATGACGATGAAATCTGGGTTTTTAGGAAAAGGTAGTGAAATTGATGAAGAGGATCCTTTTTGGGATGAGGATTTGCCTGAGCAATATAAGAAGATGAAGTTCAGTACATTGAGTGTTCTTCAGTTGGTAAGTTTGATTTTGATTATTGCTGCTTTAATTTGTAGTTTAACAATTCGAGTTTTAAGGGAAAAGAGGATCTTTGAGCTTGAATTGTGGAAATGGGAGTTAATGGTTTTGGTGTTAATTTCTGGGAGATTGGTTTCTGGTTGGTTGATTAGGATTGTGGTTTACTTCATTGAGCGTAATTTTTTGTGGCGAAAGCGGgttttatattttgtttatgGATTGAGGAATGCAGTGCAGAACTGTATTTGGTTGAGTTTTGTGTTGATAGCTTGGCAATCTATTTTTGATAAGAAGGTTGAGAGGGTGACCCATGGGAAGGTGTTACCTTACGTGTCTCGCGTTTGGGTGTGTCTTTTGGTTGGTACATTCATTTGGCTGCTGAAAACCCTACTTGTAAAGGTGCTGGCTATGTCGTTTCATGTTACTGCATTCTTTGATCGGATTCAAGAATCTTTGTTTAATCAGTACGTGATTGAAACGTTGTCTGGGCCACCGTTTGTTGAAATTGAGaatgaacaagaggaggaggagaaagtTATGGCCGAGGTGCAGAAGCTTCAGAATGCTGGAGCTACATTGCCTGCTGATCTAAAAGCAGCCATATTACAGAAGAGACCAATTGGAACAGCACGGACTAGTCCCCCATCTGCTATTGCAAGGAGTCCTGTTTTCTCCAGGGTCATGTCgaagaaggaaaaggaagaagaaggggGTATCACTTTAGATCATCTGCATAGGTTGAATCAGAAGAACATTTCAGCTTGGAATATGAAAAGATTGACAAATATTGTTAGGAAAGGGGTGCTGTCAACTCTGCATGATCAGCTACAGGAATCAACAGATGAGGGTGAATCTGTAGAGATCACAAGTGAAAAACTGGCTAAAGTTGCAGCCAGGAAGATATTTAACAATGTGGCCAAGCCGGGCTCCAA GTTCATCTATCTGGAGGATTTTATGCGTTTTATGAGAGAAGATGAGGCTCTGAAAACAATACGCCTCTTTGAAGGTGGAACTGAAGCCAAAGGTGTCAGTAAGCGGGCTTTAAAAACTTGGGTG GTGAATGCATTTAGAGAACGCAGAGCTCTTGCTTTGTCTTTGAATGATACAAAGACTGCTGTGAAGAAACTGCATCATATGTTGAATGTCCTCGTGGCAGTTATCATAGTGGTCATTTGGCTCCTTATACTGAGAGTTGCCAACACACATTTCTTGGTTTTGATGAGTTCCCAAGTTCTCCTGGTGGTATTCATGTTCGGAAACTCAGCCAAGACAACCTTTGAGGCAATCATTTTTTTATTCGTCATGCACCCATTTGATGTAGGTGATCGTCTTGAAGTCGAAGGAGTTCAG ATGATAGTCGAAGAGATGAATATATTGACGACAGTTTTCCTGAGATACGATAACCAGAAGATCATCTATCCAAACAGTGTCTTGTCTACAAAGCCCATAAGTAATTACTATCGCAGTCCACACATGGGAGATGCAATTGACTTCTGCATTCATATTTCCACTCCTATGGACAAGATTGCTGCAATGAAGGAGAAAATCACAAG GTTTGTCGACAACAAGAGCGATCATTGGTATCCAGCTCCATTGATTGTAATGAGGGATGTGGAAGACTTAAACAGGATAAAATGGTCAGTGTGGCTTTCGCATACAATGAATCACCAAGATATGGGAGAGAGATGGTCAAGGAGAGCTCTTTTAGTTGAAGAGATGATAAAGATATTCAGGGAGCTTGATATTGAATACCGTATGCTGCCTCTTGATGTCAACGTTCGTAACTTGCCACCATTGCCATCAAGTAGAGTTCCCTCTAACTGGACAATTTGTGCTTAG
- the LOC142162437 gene encoding uncharacterized protein LOC142162437 yields the protein MIAIQSFLSQIFPLPKKILIKIESICKRFMWTGETDGSKKALVAWKQLCWPKTAGGLNITDIIIWNKATILKHLWNLCKKKDRLWIQWMHTYYIKQDIVWNVKAKQVAWLTQKILGARKYLTEANINVAEVMNGNNYSIRDVYNKLRGEFTKVPWRRVLRNNDSCPKWLFIVYIAIQSRLYTKDRLMKWGSITSAECVLCEENDEDHEHLFFKCKFSATIWERLLKWAGVGQAARKWNEEISWAIKFAT from the coding sequence ATGATAGCTATTCAATCTTTCTTGTCACAAATCTTTCCTTTGCCAAAAAAGATCCTGATAAAGATTGAAAGTATATGCAAAAGATTTATGTGGACAGGGGAGACAGATGGGAGCAAGAAGGCTTTGGTTGCTTGGAAACAATTATGCTGGCCAAAGACTGCAGGAGGACTGAATATAACAGATATAATCATTTGGAACAAAGCAACAATTCTGAAGCACCTTTGGAACTTATGCAAAAAGAAGGATCGATTGTGGATTCAATGGATGCACACATATTACATAAAGCAAGATATAGTATGGAATGTTAAAGCTAAACAAGTAGCATGGCTGACTCAAAAGATTCTAGGAGCTAGAAAATACTTGACAGAAGCTAATATCAATGTGGCAGAGGTGATGAATGGGAATAATTACTCCATTCGAGATGTCTATAATAAGCTAAGGGGTGAGTTCACAAAGGTCCCATGGAGAAGAGTGCTACGTAACAATGATAGCTGTCCCAAATGGCTATTCATTGTTTATATAGCCATACAAAGCAGATTATACACTAAAGACAGGCTTATGAAATGGGGGAGCATAACAAGTGCAGAATGTGTCTTGTGCGAGGAAAATGATGAAGATCATGAGCATTTGTTTTTTAAATGCAAGTTTTCAGCAACAATATGGGAGAGGTTACTGAAATGGGCTGGAGTAGGACAAGCTGCCAGGAAATGGAATGAAGAAATAAGCTGGGCCATTAAGTTTGCAACATGA